The Micavibrio sp. TMED2 genome has a window encoding:
- a CDS encoding LysR family transcriptional regulator — MSKLNYNHLRYFRAVAREGNLTRAAEQLNLSQSALSVQIRKLEEQLGQELFERRGRQLHLTEAGRVTLDYADTIFTAGEELIGTLNTTGGNRKALRIGALATLSRNFQIGFLEPILDRPDVEIILRSGGPVELHQALASLSLDVILTNQPPANDAITPFVTHRLAEQRVSLIGLPDQVQPINDLPALLATRPLILPTRETSLRVGFDALADRLDIRPQIAAEVDDMAMMRLLTREGIGLAVMPPIVVKDELESGYLVEAARLTDIAETFYAITIERKFPNPLVKELLAASA, encoded by the coding sequence ATGAGCAAACTGAATTACAATCACCTGCGCTATTTCCGGGCCGTCGCCCGTGAGGGCAACCTCACCCGTGCCGCAGAACAGCTGAATCTGTCGCAATCAGCGCTGTCGGTACAGATCCGCAAGCTGGAGGAACAGCTCGGTCAGGAACTGTTCGAGCGACGCGGGCGACAACTGCACCTGACCGAGGCCGGACGGGTCACCCTTGATTATGCCGATACGATCTTTACCGCCGGTGAGGAACTGATTGGCACGCTGAATACCACCGGCGGCAACCGTAAGGCCTTGCGCATCGGGGCGCTGGCGACCCTGTCCCGGAATTTCCAGATCGGGTTCCTGGAGCCGATCCTCGATCGCCCGGATGTGGAAATCATCCTGCGCTCCGGCGGACCGGTTGAGTTGCATCAGGCACTGGCCAGCCTCAGCCTCGATGTAATCCTGACTAATCAACCCCCGGCCAATGACGCGATTACGCCATTTGTCACCCATCGCCTCGCCGAACAGCGGGTCAGCCTGATCGGGTTGCCGGATCAGGTACAGCCGATCAATGACCTGCCCGCCCTGCTCGCGACCCGACCGCTGATCCTGCCGACGCGGGAAACCAGCCTGCGGGTCGGGTTTGATGCACTGGCGGACCGTCTCGATATTCGTCCGCAGATTGCCGCCGAGGTCGATGACATGGCGATGATGCGTCTGCTGACCCGTGAGGGCATCGGCCTTGCCGTTATGCCACCGATTGTAGTGAAGGATGAGCTGGAGAGCGGCTATCTGGTCGAGGCCGCCCGACTGACGGACATTGCGGAGACATTCTACGCCATCACCATCGAGCGGAAATTTCCCAATCCGCTGGTGAAGGAATTACTCGCCGCATCCGCCTGA
- a CDS encoding oxidoreductase has protein sequence MLLYTLPLLAPLLLLLAACYAFRGPGLRPAKALRLGELAGIAGIAVSVACLVVEVMHGSGTGILLGFAGFGFSSRIDPVTVTMLLLVSVIGWVVLRYSATYLDGELRQGAFTGWLCLTLAAVLFLVQSGNLVQLVFAWIATGFSLNKLLVFYTDRQAAIRAAHKQMLFDRIGYILLLLAALLLAIDAGTGDVALLLDFARSGQSGTITIFAAMLLALCALIKSAQFPVHVWLPEVMETPTPVSATLHAGVINAGGFLLIRFADIMLTAPGVLAILVMIGGFTAIFGSMVMLTQSAVKTSLAWSTIAQMGFMILQCGLALFPIALLHIVAHSLYKAHAFLSSGSAVQTVALIRRPGPIAIPNVAAVGRAFLVALLIYVIVGSIFGFVDKSPQAIALGAILIFGVAYLLAQGLADQAPEALTRRTIGYSTAAAVGYFALQSGADALMSSILPETPVAGPLEWALIVLILVSFGLVAVAQAMFPLWANHPASGGLRVHLSNGLYVNALFDRWLNRWSTAAPDLKNDPARKAGGAKS, from the coding sequence GTGTTGCTCTATACCCTGCCATTGCTGGCACCTTTGCTGCTGCTGCTCGCGGCCTGTTATGCCTTTCGCGGTCCCGGATTGCGGCCAGCCAAGGCGCTCAGGCTTGGTGAGCTTGCCGGTATTGCCGGGATTGCGGTGTCCGTTGCCTGCCTTGTCGTTGAGGTGATGCATGGCTCCGGTACCGGCATTCTGCTCGGTTTTGCCGGTTTCGGTTTCTCGTCTCGTATTGATCCGGTCACCGTTACCATGCTACTGCTGGTCAGTGTCATCGGCTGGGTCGTGCTGCGGTATTCCGCCACCTATCTCGATGGCGAATTGCGACAGGGGGCGTTTACCGGCTGGCTGTGCCTGACGCTGGCAGCTGTACTGTTTCTCGTGCAATCGGGCAATCTGGTACAGCTGGTCTTTGCCTGGATCGCCACCGGCTTCTCACTCAACAAACTGCTGGTGTTCTATACCGACCGACAGGCGGCGATCCGCGCGGCGCACAAGCAGATGCTGTTTGATCGTATCGGCTATATTTTATTGCTTCTGGCTGCTCTGTTGCTGGCGATTGATGCCGGAACAGGCGATGTTGCGCTGCTGCTCGATTTCGCCCGTAGCGGCCAAAGCGGTACCATCACGATTTTTGCCGCCATGCTGTTGGCTCTATGTGCGTTGATCAAATCGGCACAATTTCCGGTCCATGTCTGGCTGCCGGAAGTCATGGAAACACCAACCCCTGTTTCAGCCACACTTCATGCAGGCGTTATCAATGCCGGTGGGTTTTTGCTGATCCGCTTCGCCGATATAATGCTGACCGCACCTGGTGTGCTAGCGATACTGGTGATGATTGGCGGCTTTACAGCGATCTTCGGCAGTATGGTCATGCTGACCCAATCGGCTGTGAAAACTTCGTTAGCCTGGTCAACGATTGCCCAGATGGGGTTCATGATCCTGCAATGTGGACTGGCGTTATTTCCAATCGCTCTGCTGCATATCGTTGCGCATTCCCTTTACAAAGCGCATGCGTTTTTAAGTTCGGGCAGCGCAGTGCAGACAGTGGCTTTGATCCGCCGCCCCGGTCCGATCGCAATCCCGAATGTTGCCGCTGTCGGAAGGGCATTTCTGGTCGCTTTGCTGATCTATGTAATCGTAGGCTCAATATTTGGTTTCGTGGACAAGTCGCCACAGGCGATTGCGCTTGGTGCGATATTGATCTTCGGCGTTGCCTATCTGCTGGCACAGGGACTTGCCGATCAGGCTCCTGAAGCGCTCACCCGCCGTACCATCGGCTATTCGACAGCCGCAGCAGTTGGTTATTTTGCGCTGCAATCCGGCGCTGATGCTCTTATGTCCAGCATTTTGCCGGAAACACCTGTAGCAGGTCCACTGGAATGGGCTCTCATTGTGCTGATACTTGTCAGTTTTGGACTGGTTGCGGTTGCTCAGGCAATGTTTCCGCTATGGGCAAATCATCCGGCATCAGGCGGCCTGCGGGTGCATCTCTCCAATGGTCTGTATGTCAACGCGCTGTTCGATCGCTGGCTGAACAGGTGGTCCACCGCCGCCCCTGACCTGAAAAACGATCCTGCCCGGAAAGCCGGGGGTGCGAAATCATGA
- a CDS encoding response regulator, with the protein MLRRYARALCGTQEHGDLYVRIVLEALIADPDMLRQSTDESTDPKIQLFKVFHSIWRVADTVENNVFNITLPQELSAQAHLQKLTPPARQALLLVSMEGFSASDVAIILDIDFNEVANLLQSAREELDRQIRTDVLVIEDEPIIALDIERIVRSLGHNVTGNATTHTEAVAMVKEKRPGLILADIQLADGSSGIEAVNEILKDIDVPIIFITAFPERLLTGDRPEPAFLISKPFMPEAVEIAISQALVFNRPKQVETLAS; encoded by the coding sequence ATGTTGCGCCGCTATGCGCGTGCCCTTTGCGGGACACAAGAGCATGGTGACCTTTATGTACGCATCGTACTGGAAGCATTGATCGCTGATCCAGACATGCTCCGCCAATCAACGGATGAGTCCACTGATCCGAAGATTCAGCTGTTCAAGGTATTCCACAGCATCTGGCGTGTTGCCGATACGGTAGAGAACAATGTCTTTAATATTACCCTGCCGCAGGAACTGAGTGCACAGGCGCACTTGCAGAAACTGACCCCACCAGCGCGACAGGCTCTGCTGCTGGTGTCCATGGAGGGTTTCTCGGCCAGCGACGTGGCGATCATTCTCGATATCGATTTCAACGAGGTTGCCAACCTGCTGCAATCCGCACGTGAGGAACTGGACCGTCAAATCAGAACCGACGTTCTGGTTATCGAAGACGAACCGATCATCGCGCTTGATATCGAGCGCATCGTTCGCTCGCTCGGCCATAACGTCACCGGTAACGCCACCACCCATACCGAAGCGGTCGCGATGGTGAAGGAAAAACGGCCGGGCCTGATCCTGGCGGATATCCAGCTTGCCGATGGCAGCTCCGGCATCGAGGCGGTCAATGAAATCCTCAAGGATATCGATGTGCCGATCATCTTCATAACCGCCTTCCCTGAGCGCCTGCTCACCGGCGACCGTCCGGAGCCGGCCTTCCTGATCAGCAAACCGTTCATGCCGGAAGCTGTTGAAATTGCGATTTCACAGGCACTGGTCTTCAACCGCCCAAAGCAGGTTGAAACATTGGCATCTTAA
- a CDS encoding Crp/Fnr family transcriptional regulator: MRTDHYRDRLMESNCLVTKLSNYLALSNKDVDLLLKLQSEEADYPKKVTVREAGNETAELYVVKHGWLYSSTTLPDGRRQVLQLHYPGDIVGIPDVAFDYSTVNLETITDVCLCPFRKNRLDEVFINSSRLTALLFSFGMVDYMVLLDRIRAISRMNAEERIAHFLLEVSSRLRITNKNQSNHIDMPLTQEIIGDAVGLTNVYVSKSMRKLEDQGLIARDKRTIEIKDHNSLKEMVDFRDRYFKLDTSWFPESKIP, encoded by the coding sequence ATGCGCACTGACCATTACAGGGACCGTCTGATGGAATCGAATTGTCTGGTCACAAAACTGAGCAACTATCTGGCTCTGTCAAACAAGGACGTCGATCTGTTACTCAAGCTGCAAAGCGAAGAAGCGGATTATCCGAAAAAAGTAACCGTTCGTGAGGCTGGCAACGAAACCGCAGAGCTTTATGTGGTCAAACATGGCTGGCTGTACTCCAGCACGACCCTGCCTGACGGCCGCCGACAGGTGCTGCAACTACATTACCCCGGTGATATTGTCGGCATACCAGATGTTGCCTTCGACTATTCTACCGTCAATCTGGAGACCATCACAGATGTATGCCTGTGCCCGTTTCGCAAGAACCGGCTTGATGAGGTATTCATCAATTCATCCAGACTAACCGCATTGCTGTTCAGCTTCGGCATGGTCGACTACATGGTCCTGCTCGACCGCATCCGCGCCATCAGCCGCATGAATGCGGAAGAGCGCATTGCCCATTTTCTGCTCGAGGTGTCATCGCGCTTGCGTATCACCAACAAGAACCAGAGCAATCACATTGATATGCCTCTGACACAGGAGATTATTGGCGATGCCGTCGGGCTGACCAATGTCTATGTCAGCAAATCCATGCGTAAGCTGGAGGACCAAGGGCTTATTGCGCGTGACAAACGAACGATTGAGATTAAAGATCACAACAGCCTGAAAGAAATGGTCGATTTCCGCGACCGCTACTTCAAACTCGACACAAGCTGGTTCCCGGAAAGCAAGATTCCGTGA
- a CDS encoding aldehyde dehydrogenase family protein, with translation MGTTVGHLQEFYINGEWVAPAGNGTADVINPATEEVVATIALGSAEDVDRAVAAAKAAFETFSTTSREERVELLERILAAYEARYDDFAATITSELGAPITLSTNAQAAVGIGHLKAFIETLKTFDFESTSAAGDLILHEPIGVCGLITPWNWPINQIALKVLPAIAAGCTVVLKPSEVTPLNAILYAEVLHEAGVPPGVFNLVHGEGPVVGSAMSKHADIAMMSFTGSTRAGTAVSRDAAETVKRVTLELGGKSPNIVFADSDLDKAVTRGVRHCFQNTGQSCNAPTRMLVERSVYDRAVEIARETAAATTVGNPAEEGRHIGPLVSALQFDRVQTLIKAAVEEDGATLLAGGPGRPDGFDKGYFVKPTIFSNVSNDMRIAREEVFGPVLAMIPFDDEEDAVRIANDTPYGLAAYIQCGDPEKAQRVARRLRAGMVHINGSDTGYGSPFGGYKMSGVGREGGVYGLEDFLEIKAVSTPS, from the coding sequence ATGGGCACCACGGTCGGGCATCTGCAGGAATTCTATATCAACGGTGAATGGGTTGCCCCTGCCGGTAACGGGACCGCTGACGTGATCAATCCGGCGACCGAGGAAGTGGTCGCCACCATCGCCCTCGGTTCCGCTGAGGATGTGGACCGCGCCGTTGCTGCCGCCAAGGCTGCCTTCGAGACATTTTCCACCACCTCGCGGGAAGAGCGCGTTGAGTTGCTGGAGCGTATTCTGGCGGCCTATGAGGCGCGTTACGATGATTTTGCCGCGACGATCACATCAGAACTGGGCGCGCCGATCACCCTGTCGACCAATGCGCAGGCGGCTGTCGGCATCGGTCATCTCAAGGCGTTTATCGAGACACTGAAGACTTTTGACTTTGAGAGCACGTCTGCTGCCGGTGACCTGATCCTGCATGAGCCGATCGGCGTCTGCGGACTGATCACGCCATGGAACTGGCCGATCAACCAGATCGCGCTCAAGGTACTCCCGGCGATTGCGGCGGGCTGTACCGTGGTGCTGAAACCGAGCGAGGTTACCCCGCTCAACGCCATTCTTTATGCCGAGGTGCTGCATGAGGCCGGGGTGCCGCCCGGTGTCTTCAACCTCGTCCATGGTGAGGGGCCGGTGGTCGGCTCAGCCATGTCGAAGCACGCGGATATTGCCATGATGTCGTTCACCGGCTCGACCCGTGCCGGTACGGCGGTCAGCCGGGATGCCGCGGAGACGGTTAAGCGGGTAACCCTCGAGCTGGGCGGCAAGTCGCCGAATATCGTCTTTGCCGACAGCGATCTGGACAAGGCGGTGACCCGTGGCGTGCGCCATTGCTTCCAGAATACCGGCCAGTCCTGCAATGCGCCGACCCGGATGCTGGTCGAACGCTCGGTCTATGACCGTGCGGTGGAGATCGCCAGGGAAACGGCAGCCGCAACCACTGTCGGTAATCCGGCGGAGGAGGGGCGTCATATCGGGCCGTTGGTCAGCGCCCTGCAATTCGACCGGGTCCAGACCCTGATCAAGGCAGCGGTCGAGGAGGATGGCGCGACCTTGCTGGCGGGCGGCCCCGGCAGGCCCGATGGCTTCGACAAGGGTTATTTCGTCAAGCCGACTATCTTCAGCAATGTCAGCAACGATATGCGGATTGCGCGCGAGGAAGTGTTCGGCCCGGTGCTGGCCATGATCCCGTTCGATGATGAGGAAGATGCGGTTCGCATCGCCAATGACACGCCCTATGGTCTCGCAGCCTATATCCAGTGCGGTGATCCGGAGAAGGCGCAGCGGGTGGCACGACGCCTGCGGGCCGGTATGGTCCATATCAATGGCAGTGACACCGGCTATGGCAGCCCGTTCGGTGGCTATAAAATGTCCGGCGTCGGTCGTGAGGGCGGTGTCTACGGGCTTGAGGATTTCCTCGAGATCAAGGCCGTATCGACACCCTCATAA
- a CDS encoding DUF1328 domain-containing protein, with product MLGWAITFFIVAIIAGVFGFGGIASASAGIAQLLFFIFLVLFVGSIIAAIFTGRRPRVQ from the coding sequence ATGTTAGGTTGGGCTATTACCTTCTTCATTGTCGCTATTATTGCCGGTGTATTTGGCTTTGGCGGCATCGCCAGCGCATCAGCAGGTATCGCACAGTTGCTGTTCTTTATCTTCCTGGTGCTGTTTGTTGGATCAATCATCGCCGCGATCTTCACCGGTCGCCGACCACGGGTCCAATAA